The genomic stretch ATGAGCAGTTCGACCAGAGTGAAGCCTTTCTCTCTCATGGCGTCCTCACAGGCCAATGTTGCGGAAATTCACGGTTCGGGTCAGGCAAAAATCCCCGGCCTGCTCCAACTCGACCGTGCCGTTGGCATGCGTGGTCCTGATCTGGCGCGCGTTGACTTCGTCGGCGTACGCCCCCCGAATCTGGCCACACATGGTTACAGTCGCGCTTCTGATGTCGGCCAGATTGGCCGGGGTCGACGTTTGACCTTCCGAGGTCGAGCCGTAGACGAACTCCATGTTGGTGACGCCTTCGGCAACTCGCTGAAAACCTCCTGCGCCATTCCACTGAACCTCCATCCTTTGCGTGGCGGGAACATAGCGATATTCAAACTGCCTGACTGTCCCGTTGCCGACGAAATCCATGTAAAAGCTGATATCCGTGGCCGTGGCACTGTCTATGGTCGGCATGGCCGAGTTCTGGGTCGGATTCAAACCAGCCATTCGCATGTCCTTGAGCATAATGCTCATGGCCGCCCGCAAGTCTTGCTGCAATTTCGTCCGTTGGTCCTGAATGGTGTATGTCTTGTTGGAGGCAATGAACACGCCCAGGACCGACCCCAAAATGACCGATGAAATGGCCATGACCACCAGCAACTCAATGAGGGTGAACCCTCGACTCATCATCATTCCCTCCCAATCCAGTCGTTCACGCCCCAGCGGTACATGAGCACGGTCCCGGTCATTCGAGCCCCGACCGCATAAACGAGATGCGTGTTTGGCGGCGACTGCTGGATGTAGACGAATCCGGCCACGTTGCAGCGACCTCTCCGATCAAAGACGACTCGGTTGTTCTGAAACGTCACGCTACTTCCTATCGCTCCACCGGCTGCGGTAGCGGCCCTGTTGGCCATCCCGAACCCCATGATCACTCCTGAAAAATTTTGACTCAGGTTCACCGTCCGGGCCACATCGTCGTCGGCCGTTCCCCAGGCGTCATCCGGACCCCTGCCTCGGCACACGTTGTACGACGAGGCCCCCGGGTTGAAGACGATGGCCCAATCCTGCCCCCGCTTCACAGCCTGCATCCGAGCATCCTGCATATCACTGACAATGGACCGGGCTGCGGCCCTCAGCCGATAATCGGGCAAATTGCGAAACATGGCATACCCACCCCAGGCCAAGCCCAGAGAGATGATGCCCACTACGACCATGACCTCGACCAAGGAAAAACCGGCTTGGCACGACTGTCGGGGCAACCGTGAAAAATGTGGATATTCTGTACTGTATCGTCTTCGCATTGACCTTTTCCTGTCAAATTTTGCAACAAACATATAGAGTTGAAGAAAAAAGGTCAAAGGGTTGGGCTGGAGAAAAACGTCAATTCAATTTCCTGAAACCATTATTCTTTTATCAATATTTGGAAT from Deltaproteobacteria bacterium encodes the following:
- a CDS encoding prepilin-type N-terminal cleavage/methylation domain-containing protein, translating into MFVAKFDRKRSMRRRYSTEYPHFSRLPRQSCQAGFSLVEVMVVVGIISLGLAWGGYAMFRNLPDYRLRAAARSIVSDMQDARMQAVKRGQDWAIVFNPGASSYNVCRGRGPDDAWGTADDDVARTVNLSQNFSGVIMGFGMANRAATAAGGAIGSSVTFQNNRVVFDRRGRCNVAGFVYIQQSPPNTHLVYAVGARMTGTVLMYRWGVNDWIGRE
- a CDS encoding prepilin-type N-terminal cleavage/methylation domain-containing protein, whose protein sequence is MMMSRGFTLIELLVVMAISSVILGSVLGVFIASNKTYTIQDQRTKLQQDLRAAMSIMLKDMRMAGLNPTQNSAMPTIDSATATDISFYMDFVGNGTVRQFEYRYVPATQRMEVQWNGAGGFQRVAEGVTNMEFVYGSTSEGQTSTPANLADIRSATVTMCGQIRGAYADEVNARQIRTTHANGTVELEQAGDFCLTRTVNFRNIGL